The genomic DNA aatccgaccgtgtgtatgccccatcggactttttctgtcggcatttccgacagacttagatagagagcatgctctaaatttttcagttggaaatgccgacggagcttgtcccgttggcaagtctgaccgtgtgtacgcggcataagagctcgTTTACACttacttcggcttcaacacacatggaatggctagtttacacttgcttcaaaacaaggcttcggacaggctttgttaaagctctctgaactctTGTCGCTAAATAAAAggattagcttacagtcctgtttacacctgcttttgctttgctttgcttcaaaaattatacaccatgtagcttcagtggtgcttcaaagcctccatagaagtctatggcaaagcccgCTTGAAGtctcattgaagcaccaagcaaaagcaaggtgtacacAGGAATGTaatctaaccattttatttagtgaccggggcttttgactggcgttcagagagctttaacagtGTGTACgatgccatgttttgaagcaagtgtaaactagccctcagTCGCGCTCTTTTTCACTTGCATGTTGTGGCTGGTAAAAGCTGCTGCTTCACCATGACCTATGTATATATGGGACAACTGCCAGAAGTGGTGTTTCAACCTCCCATCATTCCAGATTATACATTTGCCTCATATTAGGGTTTTGTGCATCAACAGCAGACTGTGTTTACagtgtatgtttctgtaatataacGAATAATCTCAGTACTCATTACAACACCATTCTTTCTTCAAGATTTAATGTGTCCCAAATTCTTCCAAATAAATCACTGAATGGATATAGATCACATGATGGAGGTATAGTGTTGAATATGACTCCAGAATGATAGATGCAAGTTATAAAGAAGGAACAGTTGTATTTATTACATGAAGAGAGCATTTAGAAGGCATGTGATGAGAAATGATATATGTATGGGTAATGTTATTATGCAGGTTTTGTGCCTCCAACCCTGAAACTGGGAAGCCACTGCACAGAGAGTGTGGATTCATCCGTGTGAAGCCGGGAACCAACCAGGTGGCATTTGTATGTGCCCAGAACATAGGTACTGCTACAATGTAGTGTTTTCACATGTTTATTGCTATTCTTCATTTTAATTGAGTAGTTATTAAAGCCTAACTCCTGGAAGCAAGCTTGTTAACTTCTCATTTCTTTTGTCTAGGGGACTTAGTCAGAATGTTGAGTTTACTACCACTATCGTCCTTTAAAATCATTTATAAACCATATATATGGTGCTGTGTTTGTAAACGGGCTTTGCTGTTCTGTAGAAAACGAGCCATGTGCAACTTCaggacgtcaccggcgcatgcgcacaTTTGAGGCGATTCACAGGATGCTCTGTGTGCTGTCTGTCTATTCCAGAGGTTGCTGTGCCTATGTAATCCACTGCATTGCAATCCCACAAGAGTACGGCACAATACACAGCTTCCTGAAACGCCCTTACTACAAGAAAGGGCTGAAGTTTCATACAGGATCAGTGCCGGAAAAGAACAGTAAACGTGATGCTGGCTTTGGATGAGgggcataggaaaaaaaaaactgctgtaaaaaAGTAAGCAAAAACCATGGGAGATAATCGATAAGGCAGAATGGTGTAAAACACATTTGTGTCCTGGCTGTATTGAATTTCAGGAATTGAATTgctgagtttactaccgcttttaaAAGCAGTTTCACATACTTAATCTTCGCTTCCCCCGCAGCGTGCACTCCCCAGttctccagcggtggactgttccttggCGTCCTCACATCCTTTTCAGGGCTATGGTCCCTGCATTGGTCTTTATGATGTCAAAGAACCTTAGACTGCTGAATGTCAAAGAaccttagactgctggagcatATGGGATAAGAGGCATGGCAAGGATTGTTCTAGTAGTTTGGAGGAGCCAGCAGGAGTGGAGGATTTGATAAGTGCTTTATAAAGTCCCCTAGACAGAAATGTGCAGTTAACGCTACAAGTGTAGGTgcagctccactgcaagggagaattagAATTTAggcttcctggagttcagcttttattaTAAATTGTGAAGTTGGAGTAcatgtgtgagtttttttttttgttttttttttctttaatgcataGTTAAACCTTTTGGTAGTTTCACTAGAGCATGATAAAGTGATAAAGAATCTGTATTTTCTGTTGCATTCTCTATAGTATAAATTTAAGataaaatgcagcaggaagggtggGACTTCCTATTATTGGCCAAAGCCCAGGAACTGAAGGACAAAGACCTCACATTTTAAATACCCTAAGACATAAACAAAACTGTCAGGAGGGCTAACTCTCAGCAGCTACCAAAAGTTGAAATATCTGTTTTAGGTGAACTGGACCCCTATTTGCCctattgtttgtttggtttttttttttgttttgtttttaattttaggtACATGGACTATTCgccaatttgtgtttttttttttttttttttttttaacccacttttattttaaatgAGAAATTCCTTTACATAAACTTTCCATTTGCAGGAGTTCATCAGAATCACACAGACAGAAAAACATAAGGCATTGGCCTCCTGGCTGTTGAGTTGCTCAACTTGGTCCTCTCAATGCCTATTGGAGCACTGTCTGACTACTAGACAATGTCCCACTCTGTTCTCATCAGATGACAGTCTGGTCAACAATACAGCCTCTTGGTTGATTGGACTGCTCAGTTCCCTGAGTCTGCCTCCACCCAGACCAGAACTTTCCCTTTAGGGGTCACCCTGGTCAAAGTGCCTGTTGGTCAAACCTGGACACAAACTCCCTGCATGCCTGTCCATATGCGTGCTGCTTTCTGCTGCATGCTTCTCCTGGAAAGTTGGGAGCCCTGGCTGCCTAGCCAGATTCCCTTTTTGTAGATCAACACCCACCTGGCAATCAGTCTTACACCTGCTCATGCATcctttcagcccaggttcacattgatgcgatttgacatgtcgcatgccaaattggcggctgtTGCCAACAATAGTACCGTCCGAATCTGTGCGATGCCAACTTTGCgtcaccgcaccgattcccaaaagtagtttctgtactacttttggcgacttcgggtgcaatttttcaatagatatctgtgcccccgaagtcagactgacatgcgggtatgaaatcgtgtgagttcagctgaactcacacgatttcaatcctgcagcagtgtgaacatggGCTCACTACTGGACCATTCATTAACTGCCTCTTCAGACAGTGACAGATCTTCCATCTCTCACAATTATATACATGTACAATAAATTTAGGCCCAAACCTAAATTAGGATtgattaagcctgggttcacactagcacgATCTCAGAGATCGAATGTGATTCGCACCTAcaccgcaggtgccgatcacatgcgatctttgagcaatgcgagttcagtatacagttgtatggctgaactctcattggattcgcacagaaaatagtgcagggacttttttttcccccgcactagaatcggatcgcatgggtgttctcacctaatgcgatccaattcctgtgtgagttcacagttcgcactgcgatctatgAACTAAattaggggtgtcattaacaatgaccCACAGCAgttcgcacaaggcagtgtgaaattatatataatctctctctttAAAGTATTCCACTGTCATATCCTTTGCCACCTATAACTATACTATATACTTCATGTACTGCCAGTATTAGCTGTGGTAGCTATATATTGTTTCACtgcaaaaatacacataaaaactcaATCCTAAACAACTAACTCTTGTCCGAAGCCAtacttttaaaggataagtccaacttttgggaaaaaatatattaaatgcacatatgtttgcaggaaaaaaaatgtgtgttttttttttttttttttttttttttttttaaggagcctgGGGTGCAATGCCAGATTTCTCCAGACAAGGCCTGCAGTTGTAGTTAAtgtattcacaggaaactgtgaatgaatgacatgtgTTTCAAATGGTGACTACAGGTAGAGGATCCCCCCatccactgtcacagggagggtaggctgcagctgctggaatatgttacatgttccaaaaggtgaacttaacttATCCTTAAACTCCTAACCTCCCAGATTATTAAAATTTTCAGGAAGATTATGGCTTTTCAGACCATCTAAAAGCAGGCGTTGGTGATATCTTAATGTACAGAGTTTCCTTGCTCAGGATTATTGTAACTTGTTAGTTTATTTGAATTTGGCATAGCTTCAAGAAATTATTCCATGTTAATTTTTTTGTgtgctctgcaaaatgcaaatgctcTGGTGGCTATAGAGCCAATACAGATTTTGTCACCTTTTGTTGTTGTGTTTCGGCTTTAGGTGTTGTGGAGGTGGAAGAGGGGGAAGTACAGGGGGAACAGCTCACTCTGACCTCACACTCGCTCAGCAGAATGAGTTTTGCAAAGGAGCCCCAAGTGCAGCAGGTAAGAACAGAATATTCTTCCGGAGTAGGAAAAGTGCACTTCTGGCAGGGTTTATAAATCTTCTTTGAATTTTATTAGAAACGATAAGAAACATAGACCCTGACATAGTGCAAGAAGATTATATGATAACAGGTACGGATTCAAAAGGAGTTTCTCTCCGCAAATATTGAACATTAAACAATGATGTAAAAATAACCAGGTAACTTTAAATTGTAAGGTGGTCAAATAGCAGAGCCATGCCTGAGATTGCGATACACTTAATGTCCAAAGAGGTGGCCCTTCAGCTGGGAACCATAGAAACTGAAGACAATGTAATCATCCATGGAACCAATAAGAGGTACGGCTCTTGCTTGTGGGCAAAATGCCAATTCCGAGGCAGAGAGGATCAAGAGAGATATGAAAAGATAAGGAGGATCCTGGAGGCATGCTGCAGAGATATTAACACGCGTTTATAGATTACAGTTCCAGGAAGTGTGTAGGCGGTTGTGTTTATGGGTAGTAATCTAACCAGGGCTGCCAGGTACATAGAAATTTATTGTGGCTATTAGTTAGGATCACTGTCAATTTCTCATTCACTAGAGTACCATGTACCTGACTTTTCACTGTCGAAGTTGAGAATCGGTGTCTTCCACGCTTTTGCAATCGCCTGTTTCGTGGCCGAGAATATATGGGTCACAAAAGCACATGTTTataaattttcattaaaaaattgtTCGATTAATCAACaatctgtattttattttattaccttTATTTTAAAGgtaatatatattgtgtgtgtgtgtgtgtgtgtgtgtgtatgtatgtatgtatgtatgtatgtgttcaGAACTGAAAAGtaacctttttaaaactttttcagttttgttaTAGTCTTAAagtctttctcaatctttttaacccAGTAGATCTCCTAAATGTTTGTCTCGgggacccttactaaaaccaattcattgggtgTAAATGGCAGAAAAAAGATAATCTGTGTCATGATGCTCGCTTTGCCAAATGGCATTGATCCTGCAACTATGCAGGCATCATAAATTGGGAGGTCAATTAGCCATAGTGCATGGAACccttagcaatctctggaggaatcctagggttcTATAGAaacctggttgaaaatggctgatcTGGATAATGCAGCAATAACAAATATGCTTATATTGTTGCGTAATAGGCATGAACATTTCACTTAGCATTTCCGTTGCATTTACCATGTGTCAATACACTCTTCATGTGAATGTCTGCTCTCTCAAGGGAAAACAAAACTGACTATCAGAATTTTGTTTAACAGATTGCTTGGTTGTATTTCATATTGCTAAGACACGCTCACTTTTGGTCATGCAGGGTCACAAAAAGTAGACATTTTTATACTTGTTTGTAGGTGATAATGTTTGCTATTACTATTTCACTAAcgatattttcattttttccagatTTCCCGTACCTTCCGTCTGACCCCTGAAGgaaaactggaacagatagtcTCCATGACAACCAGCACACAGGCCATGGCTCCTCATTTACGGGTTACATACAAGAAAGTGACCTCATAATTGCTTATGTAAAAGATTTGGAAAAGCCTTAAAGCTCACAGGACCTGATAATCAAAGCTGCTTATTGTTCTAGCCTGTCCTAATAAATGGTTTATTTTTCCAGAAACCTGAACTAAAGAATAATTATTAGTCCTCCTTATATTATTGTGAATTCTTTCTGCATTGATCAATTGACTTCATGCAAGTACGTTTTTATGTGTGATAGAGACCTTGAGGTctagggattgggagagatatttctttttatacatcatgggacacagttaggctaatattcattacctgctgggttatacttcatctccaggtgaatggacactggtagaccaaaggtctttagaccggaagtgatcccctatacaactcctcccatacaggaagtacttcagttttttaccagtgtctgcaaggtggcagaggttactgagcccccctggtcctctttggggtccctgaggcctctactggccgcacaggctttccccttacaccctctgttggaacaggggGTGTATACTGATTGGGaatatcctgacaggattttttgTTCCTCTTTTAAGagtttttcccttttatatcccatggatgaaaagttcgttGAGTAGAGACTGCTAACTCCCAATTTGGTGATTCTGTCCCCTGACTTGAGACTCTGCCCCTTGTGAGTGTGTTCCGCAGGCAGGACCCTAAAGGTCTGATATCTTCCTTCTACAACCACCTCATACTGCTTGCGGCCTCCTCGCAGGCGTATCGGCTGAAGACCAAACGGGAGACGGACCTGGGAGTGATGGAAGATTAGGATTGGGAGGACGCATTGACTACTTCTAAGACAGCGTCTCCTAAATTATCAGACAGACTCGCGTACATCTTGCATAGGTCCTACCTCACCCCAACCCGTCTATCTAGGTTTAAACCCAGGTACAGTCCGGCATGCCCCAAGTGCGGAAACCCCCAGGGTACGTTTTACCATTtgttttggtcctgcccaaaactCCAGGAATACTGGTCCCAGATAGTTGGGTTTCTTCACGACCGCATGGGCTCCCCCCTAACCCTGTGCCCCCGCCAGTGCCTACTCTGCATTCTCGCTCTCCCTGAAGAGGAGAAATACCCTAACATATTTCTACAGGAAATGTTATTTCTGTCCAGAATGCAAATCGCCCGCACCTGGATTAAAATAACTCCTCCCACTATTCAGCAGTGGATGGGAGCGGTGAACTCCACACTCACCTATAAAAAGGTGCTGTATCtacatagagcagggatatgcaattagcggacctccagctgttgcagaactacaagtcccatgatgcatagcaagactctgacagccacaagcatgacacccagaggcagagtcatgatgggacttgtagttttgcaacacctggaggtccgctaattgtatatccctgaccTAGAGGTTGCCCAGTCAAGTACAacaaaatatgggacaggtggctggAGGATGCGTCCACATGCATAGACTAGGCCTAGTCTACAGCTGTAACATAATACTCAGCGTAAATCAGACACTCACTGCTGCCTCTCAGCCTTAAGGC from Aquarana catesbeiana isolate 2022-GZ linkage group LG04, ASM4218655v1, whole genome shotgun sequence includes the following:
- the THAP4 gene encoding peroxynitrite isomerase THAP4 isoform X2 — its product is MALEPSTDAPPLNPVVAPLAWMLGTWVSDPLGEGEFPSIPSFRYMEKAVISHVGQPMLNFTFCASNPETGKPLHRECGFIRVKPGTNQVAFVCAQNIGVVEVEEGEVQGEQLTLTSHSLSRMSFAKEPQVQQISRTFRLTPEGKLEQIVSMTTSTQAMAPHLRVTYKKVTS